A stretch of DNA from Candidatus Bathyarchaeia archaeon:
CCGTTTGTAAGCACATGCTTGTTGCATGCAACGGCTCCCATCTCCCAGCATTTTGCCGAGCTGTTCCAGTACCAGTAAATCCAGAAGTAAATGTAATTGACATAGTCGTTCCAAACATTGTTTATGGCGTCTACAAAGGCGTCGGTGCCCCACAACGAATACTCGGCGGGTGCCACCATTTTTGTGGCCTTCAGGACAGACGCGAAGCCTAGCACCTCCACATCTTCATATGATATTCTGGTGTTGTTTCCATAATCCAGTAGAACGTCAACCTTTGTCACAGGAGGGTTGGGCGGAGGGCTAATAGGCCAGCTGCTACAGTCTTCATAGTACCATGCAACTATGTCGCAGTCTTCAAGGAAATACTGGTTACATGCCACTGGTCCCAAAACCCACTGAGATTCAGAGCTGTTCCAGTACCACCAAATCCAATAGTAGGGATAACTATTCCAAACTCCGTCTAAGGCGTCCACAAAGGCTGAACTGTCATACCATGTGACGTTTAAGGATGCCGCAACTAGCTGCGTCGCGTTATAAACAGCGTCGTCGCCGAGTTGCAGTATACATGAAGTCCACCTGCGTGTTCCATTTCCATAATCCAGCAGCACATCCACCAGCTTCAAAGCAGAACCTTGTGCAGTACACGTTCTGACGTTTGGATAAAGTATTGCTGTGCCGAGACAGACTGTTGCAAATAATATTACAAGCGTTTTTCCCTTCAAGTAGAACCTCTCCTTTCTCGTTGGATGGATAATCCATGCAAGTGATATATAAAATTTGTGAAACAAGCTAAAAACATCACAAAACTTGTGGTGGACCGGGCGGGATTCGAACCCGCGACCTCAGCGATGCCAACGCTGCGATCATTCCAGGCTGATCTACCGGCCCAAAATGTAAACGTTGCGAGACGTTTATTAAGGATTTTGCTGTCGGATAGTTTTAATACTTTGGCAGTATCCTTAGTTTTGTTGGAGGTTGCTGAGTTTGGCTGGTATTGTCCTCGTTAGAGACGTCATGTCCAAAAATGTTCGTGTTGTTCGTCCGGATTCAAGTGCTAAGGAGGTTGTTGCCACAATGAACAAGTTTGATATAGGCTCTGTTGTAGTTGTTCAGGGTGGGAGACCGGTGGGGATAATCACCGAACGGGATATTTTGAGGAGGATTGTTGAGCCTTGTTTGGCTCCGGAAAATTTGACGGCTAGGCAAATTATGACAAGCCCGGTGATAACAATTGATGAGAATGCAAGCATAAATGAGGCAGCCAAATTAATGGCTAAAAAGGGTATTAAACGCCTCCTCGTCACTAGAAACAACGATGAGCTTGTGGGCATTATCACGTTTACCGACATTGTGACAAAGGTTCCGGACATGCTAAGCATATTAGAGGAGCTTGTAAGACCCCACAGCAAATACTAGCGTTAGCTTGTTGACGGAAGAGGAAAACTGTTGAAAATTCTGGAGATGAACCTAAAAAAGGGTTTCGTGAAGGTTATCCCCGAAACTTTTGACGATTTATGGCATCTCTACAACATTATTTACAAAGGCGACGAGGTTTACGCCTACACCTCCCGAGAGATAAAACAGGACGAGAAATACTCTAGGAGCAAGCGAGGTGAAAGAGTTTCGGTTTTTATGGGCGTCAAGGTGGAAAAAGTTGCTTGGGACAAGCTCCTTGGAAGGCTTAGGGTTCATGGAATAATATGCTATGCACCAGAAATAATTCCAACAGGTGCACATCACACCTTAAACATCGCGTTAAATTCGCCAGTGACAATTGTGAAGGCGGAGTGGGCGAACCATCATCTTGAAAGGCTGGAAGCGGCTAGAAAAACCTCGGAAAAACCCATCATCATAGTGGCGATAGATGATGAAGGCTTTGCAATAGCCACAACAACTCAGTACGGTGTTGAAGTAAAAGTTGAGGAGCGAACAAGACTTCCGGGAAAACTTGAAGCTGAAAAAAGAAACGTGGCGGTCAGAGACTTTTTCCAAAAGGCGTTGAGTAATCTGCGCCAGATCTGGAGCGAAGCCCGCAACCCGATCGCAATAATCGGCGTGGGCTTCATTAAAAGCGACTTCGTAAAGTTTTTGGAGAAAGAGGCTCCGGAAATAGCTAAATCGGTTGCCGACGTCAAAAGCGTAAACAACAGCGGCGTCGCTGGCATTTACGAGGCTATACGCTCCGGAGTTCTCACAAAAACCATGAAACACTTGAGGGTTGCCGAGGAAACAGAAGTTATTGAGGAAATTTTAAAGAGGCTTGGCAAAGGTGAGCGAACAGTGGCTTATGGCTTGGATATAGTTCGTAAGGCTTCAGATTATGGAGCCGTCGACATACTTGTTTTGGCTGATATAGTGCTACGTAGGGCAGAAGATGAGGAACGTTTATTCTTGGAGCGTTTGATGAGGGACGTGGAGCAGAAAGGCGGAAAAGTCATGGTCATAAGCACAGAACACGAGGCTGGAGAAAAACTTGTCGCTTTAGGTGGGGTAGCCGCCCTTCTAAGGTTTGCGCTACCAACTCAGCCAGCCTAAAAAGTTTTTAGTCTCCTCCGAACAGCCGGACTTTCTTCCGTCAATTTCTTTAAGACCAATTCAAAGGTCTCGCCCTCAGTTAACTCTCTTTCAAGGAAAACACCGGTTCTGCCCACTTCATCCCTCCTCAGAAGGGCGTGAACCCTATCGAGGACAGTTTCAACAGAAATCCCTAACATTTTGGCAACATGTTCCTCTCGGCCAACTATCCCGCTTTCTACGTGTCCCTTCTCGGTGGGTTCAATAAGCATTAGACGCTTATCAACACCGGCAACGCGAATTCCAGCTTTCAAAGTCTCAAGGGTTGCTTCGCCGCCGAACTTGTAAAATTCCCTTTCAATTTTACGCATATTCATTAGTGGAAACGAGACGCTGATTCTCTCATCGATTTCTATATAGCCCTTCATTGCATATGCAGGTGTTGCCTGCACAATGATTCGCCTGTTTATCGGTATGCCAGCCTGTTCAAGGGCTGTTTCTATGAGAAAAGATGACGGTGGGTGTGGTATGAAAACGTCGACATCGCTTTTTTCTGTCACGTCTCCTCTTGCAATGCTGCCGTGGGTTATGGCTTCTATATTAAACTTTGAAAGCGCCTCCATCAACTGCAAAGCTTTCGCCCTTAGCCTTTTAAGAAGCGTCCAATGCTCAGCACTGTAAACGACTTCCAGAAACTCTGGAAGCTTTAAAGGTTTCCTAGCCATAGCATTCAACCATAAGTACCAGTTAGCCTTGAAAACTCTTCCGTTTCAAGAAGCGTTAAATTTCGCCTTAGGAAAGTATTCCATTGGTCAACTTAAAGCCGTGGAAGACTGATTGAAGTGGAAAATGTTAAGGGCGGGGCACTCTGCAGTATCTGTAAACGAAAGGAAGCCTTTTTCTTTAGACCGTACTCTGGCGAGAGGCTATGTAAAGGCTGCTTCGTTAAATCGATTGAGAACAAGGTTAGAGCCGCCATAGCCAAATATGGCATGTTCGAATTTGACGATAGAATAGCTGTAGCTGTTTCAGGCGGGAAAGATAGCGTAAGCCTATTACACATTTTGTCTAAAATAGAGCAGGGCTATCCGAGAGCTTCGCTCGTTGCGGTTTCTGTGGATGAGGGAATTGCAGGATACAGGGACGAAGCTCTGAAAATCGCCGGGGAAAACTGCAGAAAACTCGGCGTGGAGCATCACATAATTTCCTTTAAGGAGCTTTACGGTTTTACACTTGATGAAATTGTTGGAAAGCTGAAAGACAAAAGCGAAGACGAATTAACGCCTTGTGCCTATTGTGGCGTTTTAAGGAGGAAGGCGTTGAACATAATTGCGAGGAAAGTTGATGCGGACAAGCTTGCAACCGCCCACACGCTAGATGATGAAGTCCAAACGGTTCTGCTTAACATTCTTCACGGCGACCCTTACCGGATAGCTAGAGAAAAACCGGTGACGGACGAAACGCACCAAAAACTTGTGGTAAGGGTTAAGCCGTTCTGCGAAATTCCAGAAAAGGAAACGGCCCTGTACGCCTACATCAAGAAAATAAGGTTCCAGAGCACTCCATGTCCCTACGCTCCAGAAGCCCTAAGAAATGATGTTCGAATCTTCCTAAACAGAATGGAAGAAAAACACGTTGGCATAAAATACACAATTTTCAAGGCGGCGGAAAAACTTAGACTAGCCATAGAAAAAATCGAAAAGGCAGAAACTTTGAGGGAATGCGTTGAATGCGGAGAGCCGACAACACAAATAGTGTGCAAGGCTTGTGAAATGCTCCATAAAATTAGAGGGCTAAAACCGATACCCTAATAAGTTTAGGGCTTTAACCATTGAGGATTGATGAACGATTTAGTTGCAATTTTGGCATCCGTAACAGCCGTAAGCCTCATCGCCTTCATAGGAATAATCTTCATAGGATTAAAAGAGGATAAACTGAAACGCTTAACAATGATTTTGGTAGGCTTTGCATCAGGCACTCTCATAGGCGGAGCATTCCTCCACCTTCTCCCGGAATCCCTAACGTCTGGGAATGACGCAACAACTGTCTTTTGGTATGTTATAGTCGGGATAGTTTCATTTTTCGCATTGGAAAAGTTTCTTTACTGGCGCCACTGCCACGAAAAGGAATGCCCAACTCACACTTTCGTGTACCTAAACCTTGTCGGAGATGGAATCCACAATTTTATTGATGGAATGGTCATAGCCGCAACTTTTATGATAAGCCTTGGACTAGGCTTTGCCACGACTTTGGCCGTGATTTTCCATGAGGTTCCCCAAGAAATTGGCGACTTTGGCGTTCTGGTTTACGGAGGATTGAGTAGGAAAAAGGCGTTAACCTACAATTTCGTTTCAGCAGTGACCGCCATTCTAGGGGCATTAGCAACCTATTTTCTTGCTTACCTTAGAAGCATAGAAGCTCTTCTAGTTCCTTTTGCCGCTGGCGGTTTCATCTATATAGCGGCTACAGATCTTATGCCAGAACTCCATAAAAAGCCGCATGCTGGCGAGTCAATTGTTCAACTCTTCGTAATTCTTCTTGGAATAGGGCTGATGGCTTTCCTTAAAATGGCCTTTGAAGCTTAGCCTTCCTATGTTTTGTAGCAGCTTTCTCTTTTAACTTTCGCAGCATCATTGATGCTTCATCAGCTTTTTCAGCAGAGGCAACCTTCTTAG
This window harbors:
- a CDS encoding CBS domain-containing protein, producing MAGIVLVRDVMSKNVRVVRPDSSAKEVVATMNKFDIGSVVVVQGGRPVGIITERDILRRIVEPCLAPENLTARQIMTSPVITIDENASINEAAKLMAKKGIKRLLVTRNNDELVGIITFTDIVTKVPDMLSILEELVRPHSKY
- a CDS encoding mRNA surveillance protein pelota, whose protein sequence is MKILEMNLKKGFVKVIPETFDDLWHLYNIIYKGDEVYAYTSREIKQDEKYSRSKRGERVSVFMGVKVEKVAWDKLLGRLRVHGIICYAPEIIPTGAHHTLNIALNSPVTIVKAEWANHHLERLEAARKTSEKPIIIVAIDDEGFAIATTTQYGVEVKVEERTRLPGKLEAEKRNVAVRDFFQKALSNLRQIWSEARNPIAIIGVGFIKSDFVKFLEKEAPEIAKSVADVKSVNNSGVAGIYEAIRSGVLTKTMKHLRVAEETEVIEEILKRLGKGERTVAYGLDIVRKASDYGAVDILVLADIVLRRAEDEERLFLERLMRDVEQKGGKVMVISTEHEAGEKLVALGGVAALLRFALPTQPA
- a CDS encoding nucleotidyltransferase domain-containing protein, translated to MARKPLKLPEFLEVVYSAEHWTLLKRLRAKALQLMEALSKFNIEAITHGSIARGDVTEKSDVDVFIPHPPSSFLIETALEQAGIPINRRIIVQATPAYAMKGYIEIDERISVSFPLMNMRKIEREFYKFGGEATLETLKAGIRVAGVDKRLMLIEPTEKGHVESGIVGREEHVAKMLGISVETVLDRVHALLRRDEVGRTGVFLERELTEGETFELVLKKLTEESPAVRRRLKTF
- a CDS encoding TIGR00269 family protein, which gives rise to MENVKGGALCSICKRKEAFFFRPYSGERLCKGCFVKSIENKVRAAIAKYGMFEFDDRIAVAVSGGKDSVSLLHILSKIEQGYPRASLVAVSVDEGIAGYRDEALKIAGENCRKLGVEHHIISFKELYGFTLDEIVGKLKDKSEDELTPCAYCGVLRRKALNIIARKVDADKLATAHTLDDEVQTVLLNILHGDPYRIAREKPVTDETHQKLVVRVKPFCEIPEKETALYAYIKKIRFQSTPCPYAPEALRNDVRIFLNRMEEKHVGIKYTIFKAAEKLRLAIEKIEKAETLRECVECGEPTTQIVCKACEMLHKIRGLKPIP
- a CDS encoding ZIP family metal transporter codes for the protein MNDLVAILASVTAVSLIAFIGIIFIGLKEDKLKRLTMILVGFASGTLIGGAFLHLLPESLTSGNDATTVFWYVIVGIVSFFALEKFLYWRHCHEKECPTHTFVYLNLVGDGIHNFIDGMVIAATFMISLGLGFATTLAVIFHEVPQEIGDFGVLVYGGLSRKKALTYNFVSAVTAILGALATYFLAYLRSIEALLVPFAAGGFIYIAATDLMPELHKKPHAGESIVQLFVILLGIGLMAFLKMAFEA
- a CDS encoding DUF1922 domain-containing protein; the protein is MTNYMIIVCSECGGYLLAKGDQKSRTCPYCGSRVLLEKAKKVASAEKADEASMMLRKLKEKAATKHRKAKLQRPF